In Zerene cesonia ecotype Mississippi chromosome 17, Zerene_cesonia_1.1, whole genome shotgun sequence, a single genomic region encodes these proteins:
- the LOC119833303 gene encoding ribosomal RNA-processing protein 8: protein MFKIPEWEANVPASNLDFLEEIKKNKSKQNHKKHVKKESSENNNNEVNKPNEIARPQKNKKVKKPPITSNGIVKKNNSLIKQPSPIKDRPQIKNIVKKINKKQTNLVKNRSENCLNTKVVGSKRPHESNLNEIKPSLNDSLEMENFDTDKLDEAILNAKKRKLKKNKHEEEKDVEETFIEEKPPSKEERKKQMLRNILQKQSHRNTLKVNSNNLRERMLQRLKAAQFRYLNEKLYTSSGSDAKKLFEEDPNAFQTYHEGYQQQVKKWPVKPLDVIVKRILKMPKSHLIADMGCGEGALSRRVPQTVRSFDLVAFNANVEVCDIAHTPLLVSSVHVAVYCLALMGTELTQFIVEANRVLKKGGHLLIAEVESRFDDVDKFINDVQRIGFSLKNLDKSNDVFYFMEFTKVNEPPKKNKLPFLSLKPCFYKKR from the exons atgtttaaaatacctGAGTGGGAGGCTAACGTACCCGCATCAAATTTGGACTTTTTAGAGGAAATAAAA aaaaacaaATCCAAGcagaatcataaaaaacatgttaaaaaagaaagtagtgaaaacaataacaatgaaGTTAATAAACCAAATGAAATTGCCCgtccacaaaaaaataaaaaggttaaGAAACCACCTATAACATCGAATggtatagttaaaaaaaataattcattaataaaacaacctTCCCCAATTAAAGATAGACCTCAAATTaagaatattgttaaaaagattaacaaaaaacagactaatttagtaaaaaatcgaagtgaaaattgtttaaatacaaaagtagTAGGAAGCAAACGACCTCATGAAAGCaacttaaatgaaataaaaccttCCTTAAATGACAGCCTTGAAATGGAAAATTTTGACACGGACAAACTTGATGAAGCTATACTGAATGCTAAAAAgcggaaattaaaaaagaataagcATGAAGAAGAAAAAGATGTGGAAGAGACATTTATAGAGGAAAAGCCACCTTCAAAAGAGGAacgtaaaaaacaaatgttaaggaacattttacaaaaacaaagtcatagaaatacattaaaagttaattctaacaatttgaGGGAACGAATGTTGCAGCGACTTAAAG CTGCTCAATTCaggtatttaaatgaaaagctGTACACATCATCGGGTTCAGATGCCAAAAAGCTATTCGAGGAGGATCCCAATGCATTCCAAACATACCACGAGGGCTATCAGCAGCAAGTAAAGAAGTGGCCGGTGAAACCTCTCGATGTTATTGTGaagagaattttaaaaat GCCGAAATCCCATCTAATAGCCGACATGGGGTGTGGAGAGGGTGCCCTCTCGCGCCGAGTGCCGCAGACAGTGAGATCATTCGACCTGGTGGCGTTTAACGCGAATGTAGAAGTGTGCGACATTGCGCACACGCCGCTACTGGTCAGCTCAGTGCATGTCGCGGTTTATTGTCTAGCGCTCATGGGCACGGAATTGACTCAGTTCATTGTGGAAGCTAATAGGGTTCTGAAGAAAGG CGGGCATTTATTAATAGCAGAAGTGGAGAGCCGTTTCGACGATGTAGACAAATTCATAAACGACGTGCAAAGAATTGGCTTTTCGCTGAAGAATTTGGATAAAAGCAACGATGTGTTTTACTTCATGGAGTTCACTAAAGTCAATGAGCCGCCGAAGAAGAACAAATTACCGTTTTTGTCGTTGAAACCGTGTTTCTATAAGAAgcgatga